Proteins from one Streptomyces sp. NBC_00390 genomic window:
- a CDS encoding helicase HerA-like domain-containing protein — protein MTAQEPAGRAVSEEIGRAAALPQPALEIAAGYALTGPALDLGALVWDGRCLPDARIRVPLSMLNRHGLVAGATGTGKTKTLQLIAEQLSSAGVPVFLADIKGDVSGVSAPGQESDRVRERAAQVGQDWSGQSFPCEFYGLGGIGPGVPLRATVTDFGPLLLAKVLQLNRTQEQSLGLIFHYADSKGLELVDLKDLRAVVAFLVSDTGKEELRGLGGISTATAGVILRSLTALEQQGAAALFGEPEFDTADLLRTAPDGRGVVSVLELPAVQDKPQLFSTFLMWLLADLFHDLPEVGDVDRPRLVFFFDEAHLLFNGASKAFLESITQTVRLIRSKGVGIFFVTQTAKDVPVDVLAQLGNRVQHAMRAFTPDDAKALKATVKTFPNSAYDLEEVLTGLGTGEAAITVLSDRGAPTPVAVTRLWAPRSLMAPIGAGALDAAVKASPLYARYAEPVDRESAYERLTAEQQAAEEAAERAARQVEEAREAERVRQASGAPQRRVGREESLAGQVMGSGIFRSLARSVGTQLGREITRSLFGTARRRR, from the coding sequence ATGACAGCTCAGGAGCCGGCCGGGCGGGCGGTTTCCGAGGAGATCGGACGGGCCGCGGCGCTGCCGCAGCCCGCTCTGGAGATCGCGGCGGGCTATGCCCTGACCGGTCCCGCGCTCGATCTCGGCGCTCTGGTCTGGGACGGCCGGTGTCTCCCCGACGCCCGGATCCGTGTCCCGCTGTCCATGCTCAACCGGCACGGTCTGGTCGCCGGAGCCACCGGTACCGGCAAGACCAAGACGCTCCAGCTGATCGCCGAACAGCTCTCGTCGGCCGGTGTGCCGGTCTTCCTCGCCGACATCAAGGGCGATGTCTCCGGCGTGTCGGCGCCCGGCCAGGAGAGCGACCGCGTCCGCGAGCGCGCCGCGCAGGTCGGGCAGGACTGGTCGGGGCAGTCGTTCCCTTGCGAGTTCTACGGGCTCGGCGGGATCGGCCCCGGTGTTCCGCTGCGCGCGACGGTCACGGACTTCGGGCCGCTGCTGCTGGCCAAGGTGCTGCAGCTCAACCGGACGCAGGAGCAGTCGCTCGGGCTGATCTTCCACTACGCCGACTCCAAGGGCCTGGAGCTGGTGGACCTGAAGGATCTGCGGGCCGTGGTCGCCTTCCTCGTGTCGGACACCGGAAAGGAGGAGCTCCGGGGTCTCGGCGGCATCTCCACCGCCACCGCCGGGGTGATCCTGCGCTCCCTCACCGCCCTGGAACAGCAGGGCGCGGCCGCTCTGTTCGGCGAGCCCGAGTTCGACACCGCCGACCTGCTGCGGACGGCGCCGGACGGTCGTGGGGTGGTGTCCGTACTGGAGCTGCCCGCGGTCCAGGACAAGCCGCAGCTGTTCTCGACGTTCCTGATGTGGCTGCTCGCCGATCTCTTCCACGATCTGCCCGAGGTCGGCGACGTGGACAGGCCCAGGCTCGTCTTCTTCTTCGACGAGGCGCATCTGCTGTTCAACGGTGCGTCCAAGGCGTTCCTGGAGTCGATCACGCAGACCGTGCGGCTGATTCGCTCGAAAGGGGTCGGGATCTTCTTCGTCACGCAGACGGCGAAGGACGTCCCCGTCGATGTGCTCGCCCAGCTCGGCAACCGGGTGCAGCACGCGATGCGCGCCTTCACGCCCGACGACGCCAAGGCGCTCAAGGCGACCGTGAAGACCTTCCCGAACTCGGCGTACGACCTCGAGGAGGTGCTCACCGGTCTGGGGACGGGAGAGGCGGCGATCACCGTGCTGAGCGACAGAGGGGCGCCGACACCGGTCGCGGTGACCCGGCTGTGGGCACCGCGGTCGCTGATGGCGCCGATCGGGGCGGGTGCGCTGGACGCGGCGGTGAAGGCGTCGCCGCTGTACGCGCGTTATGCCGAGCCGGTCGACCGGGAGTCGGCGTACGAGAGGCTGACGGCCGAACAGCAGGCCGCGGAGGAGGCTGCCGAGCGGGCCGCACGGCAGGTGGAGGAGGCCCGGGAGGCCGAGAGGGTGCGGCAGGCGTCAGGCGCGCCGCAGCGGCGGGTCGGGCGCGAGGAGTCGCTCGCCGGGCAGGTGATGGGGAGCGGGATCTTCAGATCGCTGGCGCGGTCGGTGGGGACGCAGCTGGGGCGGGAGATCACACGCTCGCTCTTCGGAACGGCGCGCCGCAGGCGGTGA
- a CDS encoding M20/M25/M40 family metallo-hydrolase: protein MATLAAAALATPLLLASASPSAAHRLDPADRAAKDASKLARKLVDKSSAQDAYKHLRKFQQIADTTDGHRAAGSLGHDASAAYVYQQLKKYGYDVSYQRFEFMYTETLAEKLSVISPAPRDIAIEAMTYTKSTPVGGVKADLAAVPVDGTTGCEATDYASGTFTGKIALIKRGGCTFAAKQAAAADAGAIGAIIYNNTEGALSGTLGEVAAGKIPTGGVTLAEGEKLAADLAKGPVNISFEIREFQQMRSTNNVIAETRHGNAANTVMLGAHLDSVTAGPGINDNGSGSAGLLEVAEELAKAEKRPANKVRFAWWSAEENGLLGSEHYVANLSDLGKKEIKLYLNFDMIASPNYGLFVYDGDDSDGVGSPAGPAGSAQLERDINEFLDKRGTPHEGTDFTGRSDYGPFIEVGIPSGGTFTGAEGIKTEAQAAKFGGTAGVAYDVNYHAKGDNLSNINMTAFRVNIGVIANAVGTYAHDLSSLRKPVTSVPTDGDAGSGGGLHDGHDHEVTE, encoded by the coding sequence GTGGCCACCCTGGCCGCAGCCGCACTCGCGACCCCGCTCCTGCTGGCATCCGCCTCCCCGTCCGCAGCGCACCGTCTGGACCCCGCTGACCGGGCGGCCAAGGACGCGTCGAAGCTGGCACGGAAGCTGGTCGACAAGTCGTCCGCGCAGGACGCCTACAAACATCTGAGGAAGTTCCAGCAGATAGCCGACACGACCGACGGACACCGCGCCGCCGGTTCGCTCGGGCACGACGCGTCCGCCGCGTACGTGTACCAGCAGCTGAAGAAGTACGGGTACGACGTCTCGTACCAGCGCTTCGAGTTCATGTACACCGAGACGCTCGCCGAGAAGCTCTCCGTCATATCCCCCGCGCCCCGCGACATCGCCATCGAGGCGATGACCTACACCAAGTCCACCCCGGTGGGCGGCGTCAAGGCCGATCTGGCCGCGGTGCCCGTGGACGGCACCACCGGCTGTGAGGCCACCGACTACGCGTCGGGCACCTTCACCGGCAAGATCGCGCTGATCAAGCGCGGCGGGTGCACCTTCGCCGCCAAGCAGGCGGCCGCGGCCGACGCGGGCGCGATCGGCGCGATCATCTACAACAACACCGAGGGCGCGCTCTCCGGCACCCTCGGCGAGGTCGCCGCCGGCAAGATCCCGACCGGTGGCGTCACCCTTGCCGAGGGCGAGAAGCTCGCCGCGGACCTCGCCAAGGGCCCGGTGAACATCTCCTTCGAGATCCGCGAGTTCCAGCAGATGCGCAGCACCAACAACGTCATCGCGGAGACCCGCCACGGCAACGCGGCCAACACCGTGATGCTCGGCGCGCACCTCGACTCGGTCACCGCCGGCCCCGGCATCAACGACAACGGCTCCGGCTCGGCCGGTCTGCTCGAGGTCGCCGAGGAACTGGCCAAGGCGGAGAAGCGGCCCGCCAACAAGGTGCGCTTCGCCTGGTGGTCGGCCGAGGAGAACGGCCTGCTCGGCTCCGAGCACTACGTCGCGAACCTCAGCGACCTGGGCAAGAAGGAGATCAAGCTCTATCTGAACTTCGACATGATCGCCTCGCCGAACTACGGGCTCTTCGTCTACGACGGCGACGACTCCGACGGTGTCGGCTCGCCGGCGGGCCCCGCCGGCTCGGCCCAACTCGAGCGCGACATCAACGAGTTCCTCGACAAGCGCGGCACCCCGCACGAGGGCACCGACTTCACCGGCCGCTCCGACTACGGGCCGTTCATCGAGGTCGGCATCCCCTCCGGCGGCACCTTCACCGGCGCCGAGGGCATCAAGACCGAGGCGCAGGCGGCGAAGTTCGGCGGCACGGCGGGCGTCGCGTACGACGTGAACTACCACGCCAAGGGCGACAACCTCAGCAACATCAACATGACGGCGTTCCGGGTGAACATCGGCGTCATCGCCAATGCGGTGGGCACCTACGCCCACGACCTGAGCTCGCTGCGCAAGCCCGTCACCTCCGTCCCCACGGACGGTGACGCGGGCAGCGGCGGCGGCCTGCACGACGGTCACGACCACGAGGTGACCGAGTAG
- a CDS encoding HhH-GPD-type base excision DNA repair protein, with protein MDATIHLAQQPEADELLGRSPLAALVGMLLDQQVPMEWAFSGPYTVAQRMGGDDLDCAEIAAYDPEAFAELLKEKPAVHRYPGSMAKRIQQLCQYLVDEYDGDASAVWRDVTSGAELLARLKALPGFGEQKAKIFLALLGKQYGVQPKGWREAAGAYGEKGSYRSAADITGPESLAKVREHKQEMKRAAKAAATAKKA; from the coding sequence ATGGACGCCACCATTCATCTCGCCCAGCAGCCCGAGGCCGACGAACTGCTCGGCCGCAGCCCGCTCGCCGCCCTGGTGGGGATGCTTCTCGACCAGCAGGTACCGATGGAGTGGGCGTTCTCGGGCCCGTACACCGTCGCTCAGCGCATGGGCGGCGACGATCTGGACTGCGCGGAGATCGCCGCGTACGACCCCGAGGCCTTCGCCGAACTGCTGAAGGAGAAGCCGGCCGTCCACCGCTACCCGGGGTCGATGGCCAAGCGGATCCAGCAGCTGTGCCAGTACCTCGTCGACGAGTACGACGGCGACGCGAGCGCGGTGTGGCGGGACGTGACGAGCGGCGCGGAACTGCTCGCCCGCCTCAAGGCACTGCCCGGCTTCGGCGAGCAGAAGGCGAAGATCTTCCTCGCGCTGCTGGGCAAGCAGTACGGGGTGCAGCCCAAGGGCTGGCGCGAGGCGGCCGGTGCCTACGGCGAGAAGGGCTCCTACCGGTCGGCCGCCGACATCACCGGGCCGGAGTCGCTCGCCAAGGTGCGGGAGCACAAGCAGGAAATGAAGCGTGCCGCAAAAGCGGCAGCGACCGCCAAAAAGGCCTGA
- a CDS encoding AAA family ATPase — protein MSETVVLCAVAGEHLLVIGLPGTAKSEAVRRVSQQLGGQLFEYVLGRFTEPNEIFGPVDLRRLREGVVEVETTGMLPEADVAFLDEVFLGSTAILNTLLGLLNERTFRRGSTSVDVPLRVCVGAVARLRAAGRRAAPRAPVRRRSPGAHPRRQAGHRAHQGVRYGRAPRAPGPAAARAAP, from the coding sequence TTGTCGGAGACCGTGGTGCTCTGTGCCGTCGCCGGTGAGCACCTGCTGGTGATCGGGCTGCCCGGAACCGCCAAGTCGGAGGCGGTACGGCGGGTGTCGCAGCAGCTCGGCGGGCAGCTCTTCGAGTACGTCCTGGGCCGGTTCACCGAGCCCAACGAGATTTTCGGGCCCGTCGACCTGCGCCGGCTGCGCGAGGGCGTCGTCGAGGTGGAGACCACGGGGATGCTCCCCGAGGCCGATGTCGCCTTCCTGGACGAGGTGTTCCTCGGGTCCACCGCGATCCTCAACACCCTGCTGGGGCTGCTCAACGAGCGGACCTTCCGGCGCGGCAGCACCTCGGTGGACGTCCCGCTGCGGGTCTGTGTCGGCGCCGTCGCTCGGCTTCGTGCTGCTGGGCGGCGAGCCGCGCCTCGTGCCCCGGTCCGCCGCCGGTCACCTGGTGCGCATCCGCGGCGGCAGGCGGGACACCGTGCTCACCAAGGCGTCCGGTACGGACGCGCCCCTCGTGCACCCGGTCCTGCCGCTGCTCGCGCTGCGCCGTGA
- a CDS encoding bpX6 domain-containing protein: MTTPSPPPAFRGRVEAHALVFFAALLGEAEARARVLELWLLGTTVYALPDDGDWLVLFGEARSLRAEHALGLPVATAAAGGRIDLHGQAVQGRTTSGAFPYSTRPTGSAWTALPGTLWPRWSRRSPLRVHAGLATLHDGQGRIVVLDLTHRSLALNLRTALRCGPWPRECATRAVQPPSSRAARIRRYRASGTLSVRCAADS; this comes from the coding sequence ATGACGACACCGAGTCCGCCGCCCGCCTTCCGGGGGCGGGTCGAGGCACACGCGCTGGTGTTCTTCGCCGCGCTCCTCGGCGAAGCCGAGGCCCGGGCCCGCGTGCTGGAGCTGTGGCTCCTCGGCACCACCGTGTACGCGCTGCCGGACGACGGTGACTGGCTCGTGCTGTTCGGGGAGGCGCGCTCGCTGCGCGCCGAGCATGCCCTGGGGCTGCCGGTCGCCACCGCTGCGGCCGGCGGCCGGATCGACCTGCACGGGCAGGCCGTACAGGGACGTACGACCTCCGGAGCCTTCCCGTACTCGACCCGGCCGACTGGCTCGGCCTGGACGGCTTTGCCCGGCACGCTCTGGCCCCGCTGGAGCCGCCGGAGCCCGCTGCGGGTCCACGCGGGCCTGGCCACCCTCCACGACGGGCAGGGCCGGATCGTCGTCCTGGACCTCACGCATCGCTCGCTGGCACTGAACCTGCGGACGGCACTGCGCTGCGGGCCCTGGCCGCGGGAGTGCGCGACCCGGGCCGTTCAGCCGCCTTCCAGCCGGGCCGCCCGCATCCGGAGGTATCGGGCCTCGGGCACGCTCAGCGTGCGTTGCGCCGCCGACTCGTAG
- a CDS encoding RNA polymerase sigma factor, producing MRGTREVEDLLRRHAPQVLGALVRRYGHFDLAEDSVQEALLAAAQQWPGDGVPANPRGWLIRVAARRLTDLLRSEEARRRREESAAQLTPRDAFTAPPPGEGRAPSEDDTLTLLFLCCHPELSPAAQIALTLRAVGGLTTLEIARAHLVPEATMAQRISRAKQKIRGVPFRQPSAADRDARLAVVLQVLYLIFNEGYTATTGRDLHRSDLAGEAIRLARAVRRLLPEEGAVTGLLALMLLTEARSAARTGPHGELIPLDEQDRDRWDREAIAEGTALVEEALSQGPAGAYQLQAAIAALHDEAATAGATDWPQILALYDLIVERAPEPMARLGRAVAVAMVHGPRAGLADVAELEDRLAGHYRLDAVRAHLLEKAGDTEAARTAYESAAQRTLSVPEARYLRMRAARLEGG from the coding sequence GTGAGAGGTACGAGGGAGGTCGAGGACCTGCTGCGCCGCCACGCGCCGCAGGTTCTCGGCGCGCTGGTACGCCGGTACGGCCACTTCGATCTGGCCGAGGACTCCGTGCAGGAGGCGCTGCTGGCGGCCGCGCAGCAGTGGCCCGGCGACGGCGTCCCCGCCAATCCGCGCGGCTGGCTGATCCGGGTCGCCGCCCGCAGGCTGACCGATCTGCTGCGCAGCGAGGAGGCGCGCCGCCGCCGGGAGGAGTCGGCCGCCCAGCTCACCCCGCGGGACGCCTTCACGGCGCCGCCCCCCGGTGAGGGCCGCGCGCCGTCCGAGGACGACACCCTCACGCTGCTCTTCCTGTGCTGCCACCCCGAACTGTCCCCCGCCGCGCAGATCGCGCTCACCCTGCGGGCGGTGGGCGGTCTGACGACGCTGGAGATCGCGCGGGCGCATCTGGTGCCGGAGGCCACGATGGCGCAGCGCATCAGCCGGGCCAAGCAGAAGATCAGGGGGGTGCCGTTCCGGCAGCCTTCTGCCGCGGACCGCGACGCCCGCCTCGCGGTGGTCCTCCAGGTCCTCTATCTGATCTTCAACGAGGGGTACACGGCGACCACCGGCCGCGACCTGCACCGCTCCGACCTCGCAGGGGAGGCGATCCGGCTCGCCCGGGCGGTGCGCCGGCTGCTGCCCGAGGAGGGCGCGGTCACCGGTCTGCTGGCACTGATGCTGCTCACCGAGGCCCGCAGTGCGGCCCGCACGGGCCCCCACGGCGAACTGATCCCTCTCGACGAACAGGACCGCGACCGCTGGGACCGGGAAGCGATCGCCGAGGGCACCGCGCTGGTGGAGGAGGCGCTGTCGCAGGGCCCGGCCGGCGCGTACCAGCTGCAGGCGGCGATCGCGGCGCTCCACGACGAGGCGGCGACCGCCGGCGCCACCGACTGGCCGCAGATCCTCGCCCTGTACGACCTGATCGTGGAGCGGGCCCCCGAGCCGATGGCGCGGCTGGGGCGGGCGGTCGCGGTGGCGATGGTGCACGGACCGCGGGCGGGGCTGGCCGACGTCGCCGAGCTGGAGGACCGGCTGGCGGGCCACTACCGGCTGGACGCGGTACGCGCGCATCTGCTGGAGAAGGCGGGCGACACCGAAGCCGCCCGCACGGCCTACGAGTCGGCGGCGCAACGCACGCTGAGCGTGCCCGAGGCCCGATACCTCCGGATGCGGGCGGCCCGGCTGGAAGGCGGCTGA
- a CDS encoding YciI family protein — translation MKYLVMVQGTQADYEAMRGKPSEHSPAWSEKDMQSMFAFMQAVNDDLAESGELVDAQGLVEPAQTRHVRAGKDGRPVITDGPYGETKELLAGYWVLECESLERVTEIAARVAQCPVPEGSPDYPVVIRPIDNGGGDVCG, via the coding sequence ATGAAGTACCTGGTGATGGTGCAGGGCACGCAGGCCGACTACGAGGCGATGCGCGGGAAGCCGTCCGAGCACTCCCCGGCGTGGAGCGAGAAGGACATGCAGTCCATGTTCGCCTTCATGCAGGCCGTCAACGACGACCTCGCCGAGTCCGGGGAGCTCGTGGACGCGCAGGGACTGGTCGAGCCCGCGCAGACCCGCCACGTCAGGGCGGGCAAGGACGGCCGGCCGGTCATCACCGACGGGCCGTACGGCGAGACCAAGGAACTTCTCGCCGGCTACTGGGTCCTGGAGTGCGAGAGCCTGGAGAGGGTCACGGAGATCGCGGCGCGCGTCGCCCAGTGCCCGGTCCCCGAGGGCAGCCCCGACTACCCCGTGGTCATCCGGCCCATCGACAACGGCGGAGGCGATGTGTGCGGGTGA
- a CDS encoding ATP-grasp domain-containing protein has protein sequence MNGATMPGVLLTSAQETSTTALLARAAARRGMDVRVVTGPGSLDGLGGRHVHWYGGPIAAARISGQVGLALLEPPDDWLVRLPHEYTRRRMELTTLSEAWTARSPVFVKPPSEKTLPAAVYADGARLPRAGDGIGPDTPVLVSDVVTFAVEYRLFVLDGQVAAASRYATFGRLDTAPLHPDRPRDRDALRFAGRLLDAVADSLPSAVTVDIGLVLDPDTGQEHWATVEANMPWFSHSYCADDGPVLDVVLRAAGPRDRVVARDLRFLRAG, from the coding sequence ATGAACGGGGCCACGATGCCGGGGGTGCTGCTCACCTCCGCGCAGGAAACCTCCACGACCGCGCTGCTGGCGCGGGCTGCCGCGCGGCGCGGCATGGACGTCCGTGTCGTCACCGGCCCGGGCTCGCTCGACGGCCTGGGCGGCCGCCACGTGCACTGGTACGGAGGGCCGATCGCCGCGGCGCGGATCAGCGGCCAGGTCGGTCTCGCGCTGCTGGAGCCGCCCGACGACTGGCTCGTGCGGCTGCCGCACGAGTACACCCGGCGACGGATGGAGCTGACCACGCTTTCGGAGGCCTGGACCGCGCGCAGTCCGGTCTTCGTCAAGCCGCCCAGCGAGAAGACGCTGCCGGCCGCCGTGTACGCGGACGGCGCGAGGCTGCCCCGCGCCGGCGACGGCATAGGACCGGACACGCCGGTGCTGGTCTCCGACGTGGTGACGTTCGCCGTCGAGTACCGGCTGTTCGTGCTCGACGGACAGGTCGCGGCGGCGAGCCGGTACGCCACCTTCGGCCGCCTCGACACGGCCCCGCTCCACCCGGACCGGCCACGCGACCGGGATGCCCTGCGCTTCGCCGGGCGCCTGCTCGACGCCGTCGCGGACTCGCTGCCCAGCGCGGTGACCGTCGACATCGGACTCGTGCTGGACCCGGACACCGGGCAGGAACACTGGGCCACGGTGGAGGCGAACATGCCCTGGTTCTCGCACAGCTACTGCGCGGACGACGGCCCGGTTCTCGATGTCGTACTGCGGGCAGCGGGCCCACGCGACCGGGTCGTCGCCCGTGACCTGCGTTTTCTACGAGCCGGGTGA
- a CDS encoding SDR family oxidoreductase codes for MSAPSPGAGRTALVTGASSGIGAAVAAALVARGYRVVGTSRSPKTVTGPVPGVEYVALDLTDNASIEACAAAAGEVDVLVNNAGESQNGPIEELPMEAVERLFRLNVFGAVRLTQLVLPGMRARGHGRVVMVGSMLASFPLAYRSSYVASKAAIKGFAHAARREVAPYGVGITTVEPGSIRTGISERRTQYLADGSPFEAEYRTMLAALNANEANGISAGQVAATVVRAVEAARPKPLYAVGSNAPAVFALRRLLPRAAVERMVARRHGLR; via the coding sequence ATGAGCGCCCCCTCGCCCGGCGCGGGCCGCACCGCGCTGGTGACGGGCGCCTCCTCCGGCATCGGCGCGGCCGTGGCCGCGGCGCTCGTCGCACGCGGCTACCGCGTGGTCGGCACAAGCCGCAGTCCGAAGACGGTCACCGGGCCGGTCCCCGGCGTCGAGTACGTCGCGCTCGACCTCACCGACAACGCCTCCATCGAGGCGTGCGCGGCAGCGGCGGGCGAGGTCGACGTCCTGGTCAACAACGCGGGCGAGAGCCAGAACGGGCCGATCGAGGAACTGCCCATGGAAGCCGTCGAGCGGCTGTTCAGGCTCAATGTCTTCGGCGCCGTACGGCTCACCCAGCTCGTGCTGCCCGGCATGCGCGCCCGCGGTCACGGCCGCGTCGTGATGGTCGGTTCGATGCTGGCCAGCTTCCCACTGGCGTACCGCTCCTCGTACGTGGCCTCCAAGGCCGCGATCAAGGGCTTCGCCCATGCCGCGCGGCGCGAGGTCGCGCCGTACGGCGTCGGGATCACCACCGTCGAACCCGGTTCCATCAGGACCGGCATCAGCGAGCGGCGCACGCAGTACCTGGCCGACGGCTCGCCCTTCGAGGCCGAGTACCGGACCATGCTGGCCGCGCTGAACGCCAATGAGGCGAACGGCATCTCGGCCGGGCAGGTCGCCGCCACCGTGGTCCGCGCTGTCGAGGCCGCACGGCCGAAGCCGCTGTACGCGGTGGGCAGCAACGCGCCCGCGGTGTTCGCGCTGCGCCGGCTGCTGCCACGGGCGGCGGTCGAGCGGATGGTGGCCCGCAGACACGGGCTGCGCTGA
- a CDS encoding FAD-binding dehydrogenase, producing the protein MSDDADVIVVGAGLAGLVATYELTRAGRRVTVVDQENEANLGGQAFWSLGGLFLVDSPEQRRMGIKDSRDLALADWLGSAAFDRDREDHWPRQWAHAYVDFAAGEKRDYLHRLGLRVMPTVGWAERGAGTAGGHGNSVPRFHLTWGTGPEVVRVFREPVLEAAARGLITFRYRHQVDSLIVENGAAVGVRGTVLVPSSEPRGVASSREAAGEFELRAQAVVVTSGGIGGNPELVRKNWPAERIGPAPASMITGVPAHVDGRMLEITESAGGSIVNRDRMWHYTEGIKNWDPIWPDHAIRIIPGPSSLWLDATGRRLPVPLFPGHDTLGTLKHIVGTGHDHTWFVLTRSIVEKEFALSGSEQNPDITGKDLKLVLSRGKKGAPGPVQAFLDHGEDFVVRRTLGELVEGMNAISPGPQLDLAQVEREVVARDREVGNAYSKDFQLMSVRNARAYWPDKITRVAKPHRLLDPAHGPLIAVRLHLLTRKTLGGLETTLDSQVVRPDGSVFDGLYAAGEVAGFGGGGVHGYNALEGTFLGGCIFSGRAAGRALAGSLA; encoded by the coding sequence ATGAGCGACGACGCCGATGTCATCGTGGTGGGTGCCGGTCTTGCCGGGCTGGTCGCAACATACGAACTGACCCGTGCCGGGCGGCGGGTGACCGTCGTCGACCAGGAGAACGAGGCCAATCTGGGCGGCCAGGCGTTCTGGTCGCTCGGTGGGCTGTTCCTCGTCGACAGCCCCGAGCAGCGCCGCATGGGCATCAAGGACTCCCGCGACCTCGCACTCGCCGACTGGCTCGGCTCGGCCGCCTTCGACCGGGACCGTGAGGACCACTGGCCGCGGCAGTGGGCACATGCGTACGTGGACTTCGCGGCCGGTGAGAAGCGGGACTACCTGCACCGGCTCGGACTGCGCGTGATGCCGACGGTCGGCTGGGCAGAGCGGGGCGCGGGCACCGCGGGCGGCCACGGCAACTCCGTACCCCGCTTCCACCTCACCTGGGGCACCGGGCCCGAGGTCGTCCGGGTGTTCCGCGAGCCCGTGCTCGAGGCCGCCGCACGCGGCCTGATCACCTTCAGGTACCGCCATCAGGTCGACTCCCTGATCGTCGAGAACGGCGCCGCAGTCGGCGTGCGCGGCACGGTCCTCGTTCCCTCCTCGGAGCCTCGCGGCGTCGCCTCGTCGCGCGAGGCGGCGGGCGAGTTCGAGCTGCGCGCCCAGGCCGTGGTCGTCACGTCCGGCGGGATCGGCGGCAACCCGGAGCTCGTACGCAAGAACTGGCCGGCCGAGCGCATCGGTCCCGCCCCCGCATCGATGATCACCGGCGTCCCGGCGCACGTCGACGGCCGGATGCTGGAGATCACCGAGAGCGCGGGCGGCTCGATCGTCAACCGCGACCGTATGTGGCACTACACCGAGGGCATCAAGAACTGGGACCCGATCTGGCCCGATCACGCGATACGCATCATCCCGGGGCCCTCGTCGCTGTGGCTCGACGCGACCGGCCGGCGGCTTCCGGTGCCGCTGTTCCCCGGGCACGACACGCTCGGCACGCTGAAGCACATCGTGGGCACGGGCCATGACCACACCTGGTTCGTCCTCACCCGCTCGATCGTGGAGAAGGAGTTCGCGCTCTCCGGATCCGAGCAGAATCCCGACATCACCGGCAAGGACCTGAAGCTCGTGCTGTCCCGGGGCAAGAAGGGCGCTCCCGGCCCCGTACAGGCTTTCCTCGACCACGGCGAGGACTTCGTCGTACGGCGCACCCTGGGGGAGCTCGTCGAGGGCATGAACGCGATCTCGCCGGGCCCGCAGCTCGACCTCGCCCAGGTGGAGCGGGAGGTCGTGGCGCGCGACCGGGAGGTCGGCAACGCGTACTCCAAGGACTTCCAGCTGATGTCGGTCAGGAACGCCCGCGCCTACTGGCCCGACAAGATCACCCGGGTCGCCAAACCGCACCGGCTGCTCGATCCGGCACACGGTCCGCTGATCGCCGTACGGCTGCATCTGCTGACCCGCAAGACCCTCGGCGGGCTCGAGACCACGCTCGACTCTCAGGTCGTGCGCCCCGACGGCTCCGTCTTCGACGGGCTGTACGCGGCGGGCGAGGTCGCCGGGTTCGGCGGCGGCGGTGTGCACGGCTACAACGCGCTGGAGGGCACCTTCCTCGGCGGCTGCATCTTCTCCGGCCGTGCGGCGGGCCGCGCCCTCGCCGGGAGCCTGGCATGA
- a CDS encoding TetR/AcrR family transcriptional regulator — MSATAPKRVTARRAQTRRRLLDAALEVFADEGFGRSTVEQVCERAGYTRGAFYSNFTSLDELFLAMWEERSRRMLADAREALDKVSSQAPEEAMRAVLAAIPVDDAWYRVTAEFTAHALRNPSLRRVMAAREQSILDTLLPFVVEALARTGRRVGNEAALGHALVAVHDGTAVQVLLEPGSEVVRRRREELFMNVLHAYSTPITEEPQ; from the coding sequence ATGTCCGCAACAGCCCCCAAGCGCGTCACCGCGCGCCGCGCGCAGACGCGGCGGCGGCTGCTCGACGCCGCGCTCGAGGTGTTCGCCGATGAGGGCTTCGGGCGCTCGACCGTGGAGCAGGTCTGCGAGCGCGCGGGCTACACACGCGGCGCGTTCTACTCCAACTTCACCTCGCTGGACGAGCTGTTCCTCGCCATGTGGGAGGAGCGCTCCCGGCGCATGCTCGCCGACGCGCGCGAGGCGCTGGACAAGGTGTCGTCCCAGGCGCCGGAGGAGGCGATGCGGGCCGTGCTCGCCGCGATCCCCGTCGACGACGCCTGGTACCGGGTGACGGCCGAGTTCACCGCGCACGCGCTGCGCAACCCGTCGCTGCGGCGTGTGATGGCCGCGCGCGAGCAGTCGATCCTCGACACGCTCCTGCCCTTCGTGGTCGAAGCGCTCGCGAGGACCGGACGGCGCGTCGGCAACGAGGCGGCGCTCGGGCACGCGCTCGTCGCCGTGCACGACGGCACCGCCGTACAGGTGCTGCTCGAACCCGGCAGCGAGGTCGTGCGCCGCCGGCGCGAAGAGCTGTTCATGAACGTGCTGCACGCGTACAGCACTCCGATCACCGAGGAGCCGCAATGA